A stretch of Arachis hypogaea cultivar Tifrunner chromosome 15, arahy.Tifrunner.gnm2.J5K5, whole genome shotgun sequence DNA encodes these proteins:
- the LOC112750033 gene encoding uncharacterized protein isoform X2 — protein MLLNSFQDHKALTLTASLSSKHCPPGIKIYGCISSLPADLAGSISSCRWSCCCWADDLVLGLALTFILGAGLLFGAKLFTRVVDVFHLIKIEILSTSYALALNSYVVSLDSSQEMPRSTSNVELNAANATWLSINILDYPIFKY, from the exons ATGCTTTTGAACTCATTTCAAGATCACAAAGCTTTAACCTTGACAGCTTCTTTGAGCAGCAAACA CTGCCCGCCAGGGATCAAAATCTATGGCTGCATTTCAAGTCTGCCTGCAGATTTGGCTGGCAGTATCTCTTCTTGTCGATGGTCTTGCTGTTGCTGGGCAG ATGATTTGGTTCTGGGATTGGCTCTTACATTCATTCTTGGTGCAGGACTTCTTTTTGGAGCTAAACTATTTACAAGAGTTGTTGATGTCTTCCACCTCATAAAAATTGAAATACTC TCTACTTCATATGCATTGGCCTTGAATAGCTATGTTGTTTCACTCGATAGCAG TCAGGAGATGCCAAGATCAACTTCCAATGTGGAGCTTAATGCTGCCAATGCAACTTGGTTATCCATTAATATTTTAGATTATCCCATCTTTAAGTACTAA